In the genome of Triticum urartu cultivar G1812 chromosome 5, Tu2.1, whole genome shotgun sequence, one region contains:
- the LOC125511553 gene encoding uncharacterized protein LOC125511553 isoform X3: MVVQVITMSHHRWTLPEQSSKLADFSRKRVTHRPHKQYEEPGKKYKLATKDGNDAPTNTPILFFTKWDADDSKRLMVHHNISKQQEG; encoded by the exons ATGGTGGTGCAG GTTATCACAATGAGTCATCACAG GTGGACCTTGCCAGAGCAATCAAGTAAATTAGCAGATTTCAGCAGGAAAAGGGTTACTCACAGGCCTCATAAGCAATATGAGGAACCCGGGAAGAAGTACAAGTTAGCTACAAAAG ATGGAAATGATGCGCCAACAAATACACCAATCTTGTTTTTTACAAAATGGGATGCAGATGATTCCAAAA GACTGATGGTCCACCATAATATATCGAAGCAACAGGAGGGGTAG
- the LOC125511553 gene encoding uncharacterized protein LOC125511553 isoform X2 has translation MVRGDGAAGETMNRRAHMGGWQIDGGAGSHARLREAYNLSSTRVITMSHHRWTLPEQSSKLADFSRKRVTHRPHKQYEEPGKKYKLATKGLMVHHNISKQQEG, from the exons ATGGTGAGGGGCGATGGAGCCGCGGGCGAGACCATGAATCGACGGGCGCACATGGGAGGGTGGCAAATCGATGGTGGTGCAG GGTCACATGCAAGATTACGGGAAGCATATAACCTGAGCTCTACGAGG GTTATCACAATGAGTCATCACAG GTGGACCTTGCCAGAGCAATCAAGTAAATTAGCAGATTTCAGCAGGAAAAGGGTTACTCACAGGCCTCATAAGCAATATGAGGAACCCGGGAAGAAGTACAAGTTAGCTACAAAAG GACTGATGGTCCACCATAATATATCGAAGCAACAGGAGGGGTAG
- the LOC125511553 gene encoding uncharacterized protein LOC125511553 isoform X1: protein MVRGDGAAGETMNRRAHMGGWQIDGGAGSHARLREAYNLSSTRVITMSHHRWTLPEQSSKLADFSRKRVTHRPHKQYEEPGKKYKLATKDGNDAPTNTPILFFTKWDADDSKRLMVHHNISKQQEG from the exons ATGGTGAGGGGCGATGGAGCCGCGGGCGAGACCATGAATCGACGGGCGCACATGGGAGGGTGGCAAATCGATGGTGGTGCAG GGTCACATGCAAGATTACGGGAAGCATATAACCTGAGCTCTACGAGG GTTATCACAATGAGTCATCACAG GTGGACCTTGCCAGAGCAATCAAGTAAATTAGCAGATTTCAGCAGGAAAAGGGTTACTCACAGGCCTCATAAGCAATATGAGGAACCCGGGAAGAAGTACAAGTTAGCTACAAAAG ATGGAAATGATGCGCCAACAAATACACCAATCTTGTTTTTTACAAAATGGGATGCAGATGATTCCAAAA GACTGATGGTCCACCATAATATATCGAAGCAACAGGAGGGGTAG